Proteins from a single region of Pyrus communis chromosome 6, drPyrComm1.1, whole genome shotgun sequence:
- the LOC137737757 gene encoding E3 ubiquitin-protein ligase PRT1-like: MEDDKTLIKQYDMEDEKTLIKQQQERQEELEDEEFRKEFECCICLDLLYKPVVLGCGHMSCFWCVFNTMNAFHESYCPICRDPFNHFPSICQLMHFLLQKLYPGVYERRGKQVEEEEKEVGFFSPQFDNSLSGSHRIEESNILGNVHSKNSESCSSGNEATGNAAIQEGCSRDCNLGNGTHQRVSVSDLLCAACKNLLFQPVVLNCGHVYCESCINIPADGISKCQICQSMHPKGFPSVCKILEHFLEEQYPEIYLQRQVSSLKLHVRQRADQSSSTLSDDYLSCWAGQKVHYGVGCDCCGVSPIIGERYKCKDCVEKIGFDLCGACYNEPSNIPGRFNQQHKPEHKLELVPPGRLPVLLYQLDDDGAVFQEDLETVTAAPIPEDPENGPTNVQNGSPAFVFSADSSVDLDDDSDGGALPDLMQE; the protein is encoded by the exons ATGGAAGACGATAAAACCCTAATCAAACAATACGATATGGAAGACGAGAAAACCCTGATCAAACAACAGCAAGAACGGCAAGAGGAGCTCGAAGACGAGGAATTCCGAAAAGAGTTTGAATGCTGCATTTGCCT GGATCTTCTTTACAAGCCAGTTGTATTAG GTTGTGGCCACATGTCATGCTTCTGGTGTGTCTTTAACACCATGAATGCTTTTCATGAGTCCTATTGTCCCATTTGTCGGGACCCATTCAATCATTTTCCGAGTATCTGTCAGTTGATGCATTTCTTGCTCCAGAAGTTGTATCCTGGAGTGTACGAAAGAAGAGGAAAACAAGTGGAAG aagaagaaaaggaagttgGTTTCTTCTCGCCTCAATTTGATAATTCACTATCCGGGTCACATCGTATTGAGGAGTCAAATATTCTGGGCAATGTTCACTCAAAGAACTCTGAAAGTTGTTCTTCTGGG AATGAAGCTACTGGAAATGCAGCAATCCAAGAAGGCTGTTCACGTGATTGCAATCTTGGAAATGGAACTCACCAGAGAGTTTCTGTTTCTGATCTACTGTGTGCTGCATGCAAGAACCTGCTCTTTCAACCTGTTGTTCTCAATTGTGGTCATG TATATTGTGAGTCCTGTATCAACATTCCAGCTGATGGAATTTCTAAGTGTCAGATTTGTCAAAGCATGCATCCGAAGGGATTCCCTAGTGTTTGCAAAATTTTAGAGCACTTCTTGGAGGAGCAATATCCTGAAATTTATTTGCAGCGACAAGTATCATCACTAAAAC TGCATGTTCGTCAACGTGCTGACCAGTCATCTTCGACACTTTCTGATGATTACTTATCTTGCTGGGCTGGGCAGAAAGTTCATTACGGAGTTGGTTGTGATTGCTGTGGG GTATCTCCAATTATTGGGGAGAGGTACAAATGCAAAGACTGCGTGGAGAAAATAGGTTTTGACTTATGTGGAGCATGCTACAATGAGCCTTCTAATATCCCTGGCCGATTCAATCAGCAACATAAACCAGAACACAAGCTTGAGCTTGTACCTCCTGGGAGACTACCTGTGCTTCTCTATCAATTAGATGATGACGGTGCCGTGTTTCAGGAAGACCTAGAAACCGTCACTGCTGCTCCCATTCCAGAAGATCCAGAAAATGGCCCTACCAATGTGCAAAATGGTTCTCCTGCTTTTGTATTCTCAGCTGATAGCTCTGTAGATCTGGATGATGATTCTGATGGCGGTGCTTTACCAGACTTAATGCAAGAATGA